The following proteins are co-located in the Clostridia bacterium genome:
- a CDS encoding patatin-like phospholipase family protein — protein MAHVGVLSVLEEAGIRADVVAGTSAGAIVGALYASGWSPSAMRRVLEQLRPKDVFDSNLRPVPLLKMALKAGLDALKLPSDCLRAPMGIVPGQRLLRQLERWTEGRRLGETARPYIAVATVVETGERAIFGPPELPDAAAQAGMPTVLFRDGSVALAARASSSIPGVFEPVRWEGRTLVDGGLVDNVPGDILKAMGVELVIGVALGLRGNEPARVDNVVEIVDQSVAIMINAMSRRDAVRGADVVIAPAVPGLSLTRFDTVRATIAAGEAAAREALPSILAALEELG, from the coding sequence GTGGCGCACGTCGGAGTGCTCAGCGTTCTGGAAGAGGCCGGGATCCGCGCCGACGTGGTGGCCGGCACCAGCGCCGGCGCGATCGTGGGCGCGCTGTACGCCAGCGGCTGGAGCCCCTCCGCCATGCGCCGCGTCCTCGAGCAACTGCGTCCCAAGGACGTCTTCGACTCCAACCTGCGGCCCGTGCCGTTGCTGAAGATGGCTCTCAAGGCCGGCCTCGACGCCCTGAAATTGCCGTCGGACTGCCTGCGCGCGCCGATGGGGATCGTCCCGGGACAACGGCTCCTCAGGCAGCTCGAGCGCTGGACGGAGGGGCGGCGGCTGGGCGAGACGGCGCGCCCGTACATCGCGGTGGCCACCGTGGTCGAAACCGGCGAGCGCGCGATCTTCGGGCCGCCCGAACTGCCGGACGCCGCGGCGCAGGCCGGGATGCCCACGGTCCTCTTCCGGGACGGATCCGTCGCGCTCGCCGCACGCGCCAGCAGCTCGATTCCGGGCGTATTCGAACCGGTTCGCTGGGAGGGGCGGACGCTGGTCGACGGCGGCCTCGTCGACAACGTGCCGGGCGACATCCTCAAGGCGATGGGCGTGGAGCTGGTGATCGGCGTGGCGCTGGGGCTGCGCGGCAACGAGCCCGCCCGGGTGGACAACGTGGTGGAGATCGTGGACCAATCCGTTGCGATCATGATCAACGCCATGTCGAGGCGGGACGCGGTGCGCGGCGCCGACGTGGTGATCGCCCCGGCCGTGCCCGGGCTCTCGCTGACCCGCTTCGACACGGTGCGCGCGACGATCGCCGCCGGCGAGGCCGCGGCCCGGGAAGCGCTGCCGTCGATCCTCGCCGCGCTGGAAGAGCTGGGCTAG